A single region of the Musa acuminata AAA Group cultivar baxijiao chromosome BXJ1-11, Cavendish_Baxijiao_AAA, whole genome shotgun sequence genome encodes:
- the LOC103971884 gene encoding uncharacterized protein At4g14100: protein MAQDLIRVLLFLHLSFLCSASAAVGDPTPAPWPHQFHAVLFMNYSGALSLIDLWYDWPGGRNFNIIRDQLDGPPFYDLEWNNGTSFFYTLDSPRSCRSVQVGVGILRPNWLDGATYLGQQTVDGFLCNVWTKADFIWYYEDVVTKRPVHWVFYTGRAAHVMIYEEGAVLEDAKWQAPVYCFQKGKEESLEHQHINYDAVHQIVDQKMSLGVLHGL, encoded by the exons ATGGCTCAAGATCTCATCCGAGTACTCCTGTTCCTCCACCTCTCATTCCTCTGTTCGGCCTCCGCGGCCGTCGGCGACCCGACGCCCGCGCCATGGCCGCACCAGTTCCACGCCGTCCTCTTCATGAACTACAGCGGTGCGCTGTCTCTGATCGACCTCTGGTACGACTGGCCCGGCGGACGCAACTTCAACATCATTCGCGACCAGCTCGACGGCCCGCCCTTTTACGACCTCGAGTGGAACAATGGCACCTCGTTCTTTTACACCCTCGACTCCCCGCGCTCCTGCCGCTCCGTCCAGGTCGGGGTCGGCATCCTCCGCCCCAACTGGCTCGACGGCGCCACCTACCTCGGTCAACAGACCGTCGACGGCTTCCTCTGCAACGTGTGGACCAAGGCTGACTTCATCTGGTACTACGAGGACGTCGTCACCAAGCGCCCCGTCCACTGGGTCTTCTACACAG GAAGAGCTGCTCATGTAATGATATATGAGGAGGGAGCAGTTCTCGAGGATGCTAAATGGCAGGCCCCTGTGTATTGCTTTCAGAAGGGGAAGGAAGAGAGCCtagaacatcaacatatcaattaCGATGCCGTTCATCAGATTGTAGACCAGAAGATGTCTTTGGGAGTTCTACATGGACTTTGA
- the LOC103971886 gene encoding protein TONNEAU 1a, which translates to MDDYAREMMDLKTLVTRTLEKKGVLAKIRAELRASVFEAIEEEDRAIQNDDNVPPALLGSCNDRAKQLHTSPSGRLLTALIGEYLEWAQLGHTLKVYLPECNLPKDFWRDELKDFSSTNRYDSNRNGECGPLLLDVLEGYLKYENLTQNRVAGGRLIDSDTISVSSVEARNVRRPSSSSAAPGGLPSLGRPVPRIQTSERKSSSSVPMNRKDDYMWKYDVDEVSEDVIRAANALENIQLDRKARNLTSSWRHASDGTMEDDGMVDHH; encoded by the exons ATGGACGATTACGCGAGGGAGATGATGGACCTCAAGACTCTCGTCACTCGCACGCTCGAGAAGAAAGGCGTTCTCGCCAAGATTAGG GCTGAGCTTAGAGCAAGTGTATTTGaagcaatagaagaagaggatcGCGCTATTCAAAATGATGACAATGTTCCTCCTGCATTATTAGGAAGCTGCAATGACCGTGCAAAGCAACTGCATACTTCTCCTTCAG GAAGGTTACTGACAGCACTAATTGGTGAATACTTGGAATGGGCCCAGTTAGGCCACACACTTAAAGTTTATTTGCCAGAGTGTAATTTG CCAAAGGACTTCTGGAGAGATGAATTGAAGGATTTCAGTTCCACAAATCGGTATGATTCAAACAGGAACGGCGAATGTGGCCCATTACTTTTGGACGTTCTTGAAGGATATTTGAAATATGAG AATTTGACTCAAAATAGGGTGGCCGGAGGGAGACTAATTGATTCAGATACAATTTCAGTATCTAGTGTAGAGGCCAGAAATGTCAGAAGGCCATCGTCATCATCTGCTGCTCCTGGAGGCTTACCATCATTGGGCAG GCCGGTCCCTCGTATCCAGACATCAG AACGAAAGTCAAGTTCCTCGGTTCCCATGAATAGGAAGGATGATTATATGTGGAAATATGATGTTGATGAGGTCTCAGAGGATGTAATTCGAGCTGCGAATGCATTAGAAAACATTCAGCTTGACAGAAAAGCACGAAATTTGACATCATCTTGGAG GCATGCAAGTGATGGGACAATGGAGGACGATGGCATGGTCGATCATCACTAG
- the LOC103971885 gene encoding small ribosomal subunit protein eS27y — MVLPNDIDLLNPPAELEKRKHKLKRLVQSPNSFFMDVKCQGCFNITTVFSHSQTVVVCGNCQTVLCQPTGGKAKLTEGCSFRRKGD; from the exons ATG GTTCTCCCGAACGACATCGATCTGCTGAACCCCCCGGCCGAGCTCGAGAAGAGGAAGCACAAGCTCAAGCGCCTCGTGCAGTCACCCAATTCCTTTTTCATG GACGTAAAGTGTCAGGGTTGCTTCAACAT AACTACGGTGTTCAGCCACTCGCAGACCGTCGTGGTGTGCGGCAATTGCCAGACCGTTCTCTGTCAGCCCACCGGGGGGAAGGCCAAGCTCACCGAGGGATGCTCCTTCAGGCGAAAGGGGGATTGA
- the LOC103971888 gene encoding ran-binding protein 1 homolog a: protein MASNDPDREEDAAEATAAGEDEDTGAQIAPIVTLSEVAVTTGEEEEHVLLDLKAKLYRFDKEGNQWKERGTGNVKLLKHIETGKVRLVMRQAKTLKICANHLVLPSIKIQEHAGNDKSCVWHAADFADGELKEEMFCIRFGSVENCKKFIETVEDITESDGKHVEKESKDASDAAGLLGKLSVDEKKTDEAAVPPAAAYVKAEDEKSEAETKA, encoded by the exons ATGGCGAGCAACGACCCCGACCGCGAGGAGGACGCTGCGGAGGCTACTGCCGCCGGCGAGGATGAGGACACCGGCGCCCAGATTGCCCCTATCGTCACCCTCTCGGAGGTCGCCGTCACCACCGGCGAGGAGGAAGAGCACGTCCTCCTCGATTT AAAGGCGAAGCTGTACCGGTTCGACAAGGAAGGGAACCAGTGGAAGGAGAGGGGCACGGGGAATGTGAAGCTTCTGAAGCACATCGAGACGGGCAAGGTGCGGCTGGTGATGCGCCAGGCTAAGACCCTCAAGATATGCGCCAACCATCTAG TTCTTCCATCGATCAAGATTCAGGAGCACGCTGGGAATGATAAGTCGTGCGTGTGGCATGCGGCTGATTTCGCTGATGGGGAATTGAAGGAGGAGATGTTCTGCATTCGATTTGGTTCTGTAGAAA ACTGCAAGAAATTCATTGAGACGGTGGAAGACATCACGGAGTCTGACGGAAAGCATGTTGAGAAAGAGAGCAAGGATGCCTCAGATGCTGCTGGACTCTTGGGCAAATTGAGTGTAGACGAGAAAAAAACGGATGAGGCTGCAGTTCCCCCTGCTGCTGCTTATGTCAAGGCAGAAGATGAGAAGTCAGAGGCAGAAACCAAAGCTTAG
- the LOC103971887 gene encoding mitochondrial import inner membrane translocase subunit TIM14-3, translated as MATPLLAGLAVAAAALAGRYSIQAWHAYKARPVVPRMRKFYEGGFQGIMTRREASLILGVRESAPPDKVKEAHRKVMVANHPDAGGSHYLASKINEAKDVLLGKTKGGGSAF; from the exons ATG GCTACACCTTTGCTAGCAGGACTTGCAGTCGCTGCAGCTGCACTTGCTGGTAGGTACAGTATCCAGGCTTGGCATGCATACAAGGCACGCCCGGTTGTTCCTCGGATGCGCAAGTTTTATGAAGGTGGGTTCCAGGGTATTATGACCAGGAGGGAAGCTTCTCTTATTCTGGGGGTTAG AGAAAGTGCTCCACCAGACAAAGTTAAAGAAGCACACAGGAAAGTGATGGTTGCCAACCATCCAGATGCAGGAGGAAGCCATTATCTTGCTTCAAAGATTAATGAAGCAAAAGATGTGCTACTCGGGAAGACCAAGGGTGGTGGATCTGCATTTTGA